The nucleotide sequence CCACACCACATCCTACACATGGATTACCCCGTGCATCCCTAAAGCATTCGATGCTTCTCCTAaatccccagctcctggagccatgTAATGGCTTTTTCATGCCCGATTTTATGCCCAGCCGTGTTTCTGGCTGCCTGGAGGACCCGCagaagctgcaggcagagcacagaacaGAGCCAGGGCCGGCGGGACGGGCCGTGTTTCCTGCCCGGACACCCGCTGGGTTATTGTGGGATCCGGCAGAGACGTTGCCGGCTCCCGAGCGAGAACATGCGACTGGCTGGCTGGCGCCTGTCCGAGACATTTGTGTTAATCAGCGATTATGCAAATCAACAGCTCTGCCACGCTCCCGGCTCGCTGCGTGGCGTGGAGCGTATGTTCCTATGGCAGGCAAGTGTCCCCTGCAGGAGCGCACAGCTCCTCGTTCCCAGCGTGGGACctgctgagaaaagcagattaaagGCAGCCTGCGGCCGgtgggggaaggcaggagccccGGGAGGCTCCCCCAGCCCGCCGCTGCCacctctcccctttccccatGTGGCTTGAATTACTGCGGCTGTTTGCTCAATCCATCAGGCTGCAAGAATAAGCCACTCAGTGCTTTCTTGGCCTCTCCATCCAGCAAAGTGCTGTAAACATAACAAGGCAGGCTTGTTCCAAGCCCCTGAAGTCAAGAAGCAGTGCTCCTCTTGCCCTTTGGTGCTAAATATAACCCAGGATGCTTTCCATTCATAAAATGTGAATTATGCTCCAGCCTCTGAGGGAGGAGGGTGAGTTGaggagctgagggctctggACACTCCTGATGCAGGCAGCAACCAAAAGGCTTCAGCCCATCCTTTCACAACCCTCCAGCTCTCCACTGAGTAGATGGGGGAGGAAATGCTTTTGGGGGAAATGTGGGGCATCCTCTGTTTGAGTTgattaaagtattttcttgcATCTCACCCTCAGGTGCATTAGGGCTGGGGTGGATTTGCTGGGGAGGTGAGTGCAGGGCATGGTAAGTGTGGGCTGATGGGgtggcccagcagcagcagcagcagcagcacaggggaagcccccagtgcccccagagctgtgtAAGATATTTGAGCATTTTCCAGAAATGGGAGCAGTAGAGTCTTGTACCACTGCTCCCAACACCTAATGAGCACATTAGGACTTTGCCACCTGCTGGAGGAACTTGCTTTTGGATCTCTTGTGGATCTCCATGTGATCACCCTTCTTCTGTCCTCCAGCCTTTTCCTCCACCAGCCCTTGGCTGTTGGCACATGCTGTAATATTCTCCAGGTTTTTCCACAGCAGTTCCAGATGCAGAGATGTGTCTGTCTACAGCTTTTTACCCTCAGTGAGGTTCCTGTTTTGGGGAAGAAGGAGTTTAGggaggtgctgctccctgggaagccCAGGGTGAGGATGCTGGGGACCCAAGCTCTTGTGTTCCCATGGGAGCCAGGGACAGGTAcaagctgcagagggaggaggcCAAGACTCCAGGCATGCCTGAGCATCTCCCTGCTGGGTGGTGTGAGGCTGTAAGTCCTCTGCAGCCCCAAATTCAGCACCTGGAGCCACAGAGAGGCATGGGGTGCACACAACAAGGCTGAGGATGGACTGcacacagggcagtgctgcatCTGAAACATTCCAgatcacagaaaacaaagaggtAATCCAGGTGCTGCCCATGTGTGCatcctggggtgctgcaggccATGGGGGGGCTGTGcttcccctgctctcctgcccactGCCCCGAGGTCAGGGTGGGTTGACTGTCACTGTAGTGTGGCTGCTGGGTTGTTTCAAACCTCAGCTCAGGACTGCCAAACCAGAAGGTTTCCAGGTACACCATGGGCTTTTGGATGCCACGGAGATCTAAATAAAGCCTTTAACGCCCACTCTGCAAAATGCTCATGTCCAGCTCCAGGAAAGCTGGCTGCTTTTTATGGCATCTAAATCAGCAGTTTGCTGCTGATGCCAGCAGTGTGTCTAATTGTGTAAAACAACAGAGCTTGGCAGAGCCACGCCAGCTAGGGAGGAGCTGGGTTTCACActgaagttttttctttttcccttttccttcttaaataaCCCCATTTGGGCCTCcaatgaaaaaccaaaacatctgGTGCTGGGTATTtggctgctgggaagcagctcctgctgagctgaaAAGCACAGCAGCGATGCAGGGATTCCTGGTATGGATCAGTAACACTTAAGGTCGCATCTGGGCATTATCCCTGTCTCTCCTGGATGTTAAATATCTGGCCTGAGGacactgagggagctgtggtgcTCTATGCCAGCATGCAGGTAAGTCAGGCAAGTCAGTAAAAAGGCAATTGAATCAGTGAAGAGTCCTTCAAGCCTGATTTATTGATGCTCTCATATGAGATCTCAGCAGTGTGAGATGCTGCTGTGAGAAAGAGATAAATCTAAATCACAGAAGCATGGTGTGTGTTCAGTGAGTGGGGAGGACCCTTTGGCAGGGCCACCCCAAGCCCTGGATGAGCCCCCCCAGCACGGCTCAGGGCTGTTCCCCTTCCCTAGGCCAGCAGTGAGGCCAAGCCTgttcctgcccagcctgctaGGTCTGCATGAAGAGGTGGAAGTTGGTCCTGGTAAACTCCTGGTGGATGCTGTCGAGTAATTTGTCCGAGTCCTGGGGAACATCTGAGAGgacctgctgccctgggatgcagctctgctctggggtgtaGGTAAATGTGAAGGAGCTGGAGTAGATGAGGCCATCGTCCCTGATCAGCAGGAGTGGGACTGTGATGGGATAGCGCAGCCACCTCCAGTCGCTGCCGAAGGCAGAGACATCAGGGACCACACACACAAGGGACTTGGGGCTCCTGGcaacagggcaggagaggagaatgTGCATTAACCAGGGAAGGTCCtatgcagcagcagccagcagtgagtGACTGCACTTCTCCTCCATCCTGGAGCTCAGCGTGAAGCCTCCAGCCAgttccttctctcctcccagtctttcattcctctctgccagggctgcttgGTTGTTTGTAATTCCCTGAAATCCCTGTTGTCCCCCACCCATGGCTATGCCCAgactgcagccagggcagagagcaggcacCAGACTCATTCCGGCCACTGCTTGCAGTGCTTGTGCTTGCTCCTGCAGGATGGGCAGTGCAAGTGTCCTTGTCCCCAACGTCTGCAGCCACATCCTTCCCAGatccacccagcacagcccacaccTGGCTGCTGTTCCCTGCCTTCAGCTCCCCTGTCCACACCATACCTGTACATGGTCTCTGCTTCCACATCTCCGAACCAGACCTTGAGGTGTGCATGGAAATACTCCCCCTGCACCTCCAGCATGGCCACATCCCCACCACCTGTGAGCTGTGACGGGCAGAgggcatggcagggctgggtgggttATGAAGCCAGACTCCTTCTCCCAcgggctgctctgcctgtgcatCTCTTTCCCAGCTGAGAATGGGAGGTGCCAGGGGGGCGCAAGGGCTCAGGGGCAGGAGGCACGAGGCAGGCAGGTGACAGGGGGGACAGCACGAGGCTGTGCCTACCTGCAGGGCAGCGATCAGCGGCACGGGGCTGACGGGCTCGCGCACGCACGCCAGGCTCTCGCTGAAGGTGTACTCCACCGTCTCCGTGCTGATGATGGTCCAGCACGAGCCGTCGTTCAGCAGCTCCCTGTTGGCTTCCTTCGGGCAGGGAGATGCCTGTGGAGAGTGTCATGCTGTAGGGGAGGTGGtggggaatggggctgggataTCTGGCTTCTGCCCTCAGTGTCTCGGTTCCAGCAAGTGACTGCTTTGCTCGTGGGGAAATGGGGATCATGATTCCTTTCCAAAGACTTCAGTTCCGGTGTCCCCACTAAAGTTTTGCCATGATTCTGGCCTGAGTTTGGATGCAAGACCCCTCCCAGTGCCATGCTGACCAGCCTGATGCAACACAGGAGCTTAGAGAGATGACAGCAagcaccctgctcctgcaccgCCATACCTGGAACTGGATCACCTTGTCTGTGGAGAGACACAGGTACATGCGgtcactgccctgcagctggaaggcaCACTTGTGGAGCTGGGAGATGGGCTCATCCACATCCAGCATGGCGTACTGCTTCATCACCTTCCGGATGAtctgtgggcagcagcatccccgACATGGATCCCTGGTGTGGATCCCCGCACGGACCCCTGGTGTGGATCCCAGCACGGATCCCCGGTGTGGATCACCAGCACGGACCCCTGGTGTGGATCCCAGCACGGATCCCTGGTGTGGATCCCAGCACGGATCCCTGGTGTGGAtccccggcacggccccgccgcTCGGAGCCGTGAGCGGCCGGCTCTGTGCGCTGACAGCGCAGGCACGGAGCTTACCAGGGGCGGCAGGGTGACGCCGGTGGCCGTGCAGACCAGCTGGACCACGGAGCCGTAGCGGATGTACCCTTCCCGCAGGGGGAACTCGCTGCGGCTGCAGCGCTCGTCGGCTGCCCCggagggagagaggcagagTCAGCCCGGGTTAACCCAGCTAGGCACAGGTCTGGCCCTGCTCCCGCTGATGTTTTACTGCTTTCACTGCTTGGAGAGAGCATCATTCCCTAGGAGCCCAGCCCGGGATAGCAGGATGGGGATGCAGTACCTTGCAGGGCAGGAATACTGTTGGGCTCTGGCCTCTTCTAGACAATCCCTTGCTTGGATTTGTAAACCTCCAGACCAGTACAGCCCTGGTCACAGCCCCTGTGTCCTCAAAGCCAGTGGGAAACATCCAGAGACACACCAGGAATGCCGGGCAGAGGTGCGACCGAGCCAGATTCCTGCACCCCCAGGCTAATTCCCATACCTTTTGCCTTCAAGAACTGGCTTTGCAGGACgggagagccagggctggaggcctGGGGGCATCAGTGTCCCCCGAGGGTCCTTACCCAGGTGGAGGGTGAAGGCTGCCCACTGCCGGGCGCTGGCGATGAAGGCTCCTCCCTCCACAGACAGGTACCGGGTGCTGACGGTCTGGGAGCGCAGGCGGTTGAAGAGGGACACTTTGGAGCCTGAGGAGATGCAGACTGTGGGGAGAAGTGCCCGGGTTATGCTTGCCAGGACTAAACATGGCTCTGTCAAGCCCAGTGAGGACAAACCCTGGTTCCTGGGGTACCCAGCAGCCAACACTCTCCCCACTGCCTTCCCCTCTGTGTGAGTGGGGTGAGGCCCATGGTGTGGGCACCACATTGGCATCAGGGCATTACAGCTCATGCTGGGTGAACCATTTGGAAGTGAGACATCACTGTGTCAGATACATCCTCTTTTGGGAGTTCCCATGGGCTTTGGGGTAgccacatttctcctcacagagaaaagcaaggcacaattcttcccgAGAATATTTCTGGggttcacattctctgaaccttAGAGAAGGGAAGGACAATTCTTaccatttgctgtgcctgtgtttgtgcaaaaatAGAATGCAACATGGAGACTGTTTAtccaaagtgatggtgttttgtttccttggcctatcagggccaagtgtGTGTGCAGATTGTCAGGTGACAGTCACAGATTCACAGATGTGAGCAGTTGTGTGCAGGGTTGAGTGGTGGACAGATTCAGTTTTAGatgtatataattatataacATGATAAAGTAATTAATCAGCCTTCTGATACCCATGGAGTtagatgcatcattctctccccttgGTGGGACCCTCACAGCACTGCAATGTTTGGGTCATGCCTGGACCACTCCAGAGCCAAGCTGTGAGCAGAGAGCATCCCACACTGGGCTGGCAcccacctccctccccacagAGCCACTCACGGTCCGTGTTCTTCAGGGACTGCTTCTTCTGCGAGGGTTTGGAGATGACCTTGATGAGTTTGCTGTGGAAGGTGCCGATCTCCTGCCCGTTGCTGAAGAAGAGCTTCAGGACCAGGCGGAAATGCTTGCGCTTGTCCGTGTCCGAGATGTACAGGGCCTTGGCACAGCTgaacccctgccaggggcacagaggggctgccagcagctccagcccagccccaccagccctcctcaccctcctcaccACCCCACAAGGACATAATAGCGCCCTTTCAACGAGCCCCGGGTTCATTTAAAGGGAGAAACGACCAGAGATGTTATTACAGGTGGAATGAAGAGCTGGGGATCAGCAGAGGCTTTATTTACACTGGGGGCAGAGTATTCCTTATGGAAATGAATGTTCATGTGTGATTTATCCCACATAACATGAGAAATCACCCTGGGTTTATGGTTTCCCTCATCCTGGCCGATATGCTGTGCCTTAGCAGCAAGGCAAGCACTGTTGGACAAAGGCTCTTTCTGTGAGGTTCCTGGCCTGCCTCAGACCACGTGCTCTTCAGGGACCCCAGATAATGCTTGTTCTCCTTTTTATCCTCTCCAATCAAAAGaggccagagctctgctgaaggaTTTGAACTTTGGGATCGACTGgggcatttttaaaagctattaaTCTACAAATGAAGGACCAGGCTTTCATTTTGTGacaagcagcagtgctgctcatcAGAAGGAACCAGGActgagggagctgtgcagaTTTTGACAGTCACAGGGCTGTCGACCTGAAAAGATGGTTCCAGAGAAAGACAGGGATCTTTGGGCTGCCTGGATTGCTGCACATGCCTCAACAGGCTGGCAGAGTGGGAGTGGGGAGTTATGGCTAGGAAGAAAGAAGTTatggaaggaagaaagacaTTCTGAGGATGGGGAGGGTGTGACATCCTAGGGTGTGGGGTGCTGGTGgtgacagcccagcccctgcatGAGAGGGATCCCCACAGCCCCAAGGAGCCACAGGCTTTACCTTTGCATCTGGCTGCTCCTCAAAGCTCAGCTTCTGGGTCTCCATCAGGCTGCTGCCCATGCTGTCCAGCCCCATGTACCCACACACCTGAAATCCAGCCTCTCCCAGGTCCCTGGCTGGAAGAGACAAGGAGAAGAACCTTCCAGCCCCCTGCACAggctcagcttctccaggagcagagcatgaccaaaccccagccctccctgggtCTGGATTTCAGGGGGCTCAGGCTTGAGCAGGAAAGGAGTTTGGGGGGCCAAAACCAACATAAACAGACACACTGTCCCCTTTGCAGAGGCAGAGGGCAGCTCTCCATggtgcaggaagggagggaggagaggtccagggctctgctcacctTTTATCTGCTCCTGCTTTAACTTCCATCCGGGCCCACTCAGGTAAACACAAGGTGGGGGGCAGAAGAACCTGCAGAGACAAGGGGGCATTTTCTCACTGCCCCTCAGCACCCTGAGAAGGTGCTCAGGAGTGGCTGCAtggctgtgctgagagcagagacCTTCACTGGGGATCACCAGCATTGGGGGCACCCCTGCACCCCGGGAGGCACGTGGAGctcagccaggggctggggacccTCTGCCCTGCACCTCCTCCAGTGCCTGGttccagcctcagcagctgccacatCTGGTGGTGCCACTGTGGCCAGGATTACACAAGTGACAGGATGGCCCTGGGATGGGAGGAAGGGACCCTGGCACACCCAGCTCCCCCAGAGACAGGGAGCCATCAGAGCCTGCCCCTGCCTGACTGCCATGTGGGAGTTTCAGCAGGCTGGGAACAGAGTTTGCATTCACAATCAGTTCTGCAGCCCAGTGCAAATAAATCTATAGCCAGGAGTTTGGAAGcccattttcctgtgttttatttggGTTTCCACTGTCTTTGCACTTGTGTGAATGGTGTAAATTCATCCTCTATGGATTCTGGGTAAAGCACTAGCAGAGAAAACACCAGTGCAGGGGGGTTGGATATTTTGGAGCCCTGGAGGTACAAGTTTATTTAAACAACTcatccacagcacagccccctgACTCCCTTTATTAAGGAAAATGCCAGCAGCACCTTCAAACTTTAAcctgggagctctgtgcaggtttttctctcccttttcagACTGGCATCTGATTTTCACCCCTTGGATGGagtcaggagcagaggaaagaggCTGTGATGAGAGGGCTCCCTCCTGGCTGGAAGATTCAGTcctgaaataacttttttacCTGTGGACCCgcagcccctggcaggagaCTGGATGTGGTGAGAACTTtcagcccatcccagagctgtctCCTGGGGCCTGGGTGGTTCCACCTTGGAGGCTGAGCTCGTTGCCTCACAGCTGTTCCACGCTGGGTAATAACTGAGCAGTATTTATAGCCCAAGGATTAATGGAGGATTAATTACAttgcagtgccacagcctgaCGTCACTGCCAGGGAGTGGCAATTTTGGAGATTCAAGCCAGAACCTCAAGGTGTTCAGTGTGGGAAGGATTTTCAAAAATAGCAGCTTTTTGGAGACCACTGGCATTGATGGAAATggctcagtccctgctgtgGCCATGCTGATTTTAAGACAAGAGTTAGAGGGCAGTTTAACACCAGCCTTTCCTTCTTGGGGGGTGAGATTTGAACAGAATCTTGACTTCTTCTACTTTGTCTTTCTTTACTGCTGCATGGAAAGAACCTACCCACTAGGAATGTCTAACTGGGATGGATGCAGGGTGGAGCTAATATCTTTCTTGTGTTATTCAATTCATGGAGACTAAATGGTGGCTTCGGATGCAAAGATGTCATGAGTGAATGCAGAGGGGATAATTTGCTTCACCAGCTTAGATCAGTGAAATCCAGCAAGGCTGAAATCAGGCTTTAGGTAGCTGGGTTTAGAAGTGGCTATCAGGGAAGCTGGGACCAtctcctgtggcagcagctctctggccatgGAGAGAAACATTACCAGGCATCATTCTGGGAGAATCTGTGAGaggatcagagaaaagaatgagaaaaaattctAACATTAAGTTGCTGCACCTGGTATggtgaacatgtggaatgtgttatggagatttgtttaccaaagggtggtttcttaattagccagtGGTGATGGAGTTTTGATTGGAGGACCAGTTAGGTCAACCTGTAGCAAACTAGGGCATAAAAGCATGGGTTTCTTAATAAATAACAATCAGCTTTCTGTGACAGATGGAGATTGTGTAACTTATTGCTTGGTCCTGGCCCCTTGTGCTGACAATCCCCCACCTTTTTTCGTTGCCATAGGACTTCTGTGCCACCTTGGCATGCAGGATCAGCACTGTCTggtctgctggcagctgcaggtaCCTTCTCACGCTgtcctggagcaggctgccttGGCACGGCTTGGGTCTGCAAGACACAatttccctggcactggggcaccagagccagctcctgcccagccctgcagggagcaaggAGCTCCCTCCATGTCCAGCCTGATGGGGTGGGCAAGGTGGAAATGCTTTCCCATCAGAAGgaactgcagctcagctgctctgagagtGGGGCTGGCattgaaaagcagaaagtttGGATAATGGAGTAACTGCTCCATCAGTTTGCCACCAAACACACACAGGGCATTTCTAAGACTTCCAGCCCCATGCAATAGTGGCTGTGCTCTGATTACTAATTTGTTTTTCAGCCTGATGTGCTTGTTGCTGTATGGCTTTTGGGTGAGCTGGGTGgtgatgctgctgagctgtgagtgcagctgggagctgccatgTGAGGTGGAGCAACTCATGGGGTTCTGCAAGGGATGTTGGGTGAAAatagctgcatttttctctgagacCTAGGGAGTAGGTGGTTCTGCTGATTGTTTCTGCTCTATTAACTAGAAGGAGTTCTCAGGCACCTGGCATTTAACTCTGCTAACTCAGTAGGCTGGGTGTTAACCAGCTGGAGAGAGATGAGGTGGGTCTGAgatgccctgctctgccacctggGACATGTGTGCAAGGGGGGAGAGATCTGGGATGGCAGCTGTGGAGCACCACTCTGAACAACTGAACAAtacctgctcctgccctgctgaaagCCCCTAAACCCCCTGAGCCTGAGACAGGAGCATTCCCTGAGTTTGGGATGTTTGACTGGATAAGATGAAACCAGAGGAGGTGCCTGTGTAGGAGTCCCTCCTTGGCACATCTGTCAATGTGGTCTCTGGGAACATCGCTGCTACTGAGGGGCCCCAGCCTGGTTAATGACTCTCCTACCAGAGACAGAGGCAAAGCAGTGCCCAGAGAAGGCTGGGAAGCCCCAGCCACAGTGGAGAACACAGGGCAGAGTAACTGTGAGAGAGCATCTgggggctgagggcagcactgggggaaaAGGGCTGACACAAGGGGCATCAGCCACGGTCACCCAAGGAGGAACTTCCAAGAGATGTGCAGGGGactattcccattcccagtccacacagcctctcttcctctcaaatgggct is from Serinus canaria isolate serCan28SL12 chromosome 20, serCan2020, whole genome shotgun sequence and encodes:
- the RBPJL gene encoding recombining binding protein suppressor of hairless-like protein; translation: AGTCPTGAAVPAEPLTHPCRPRSRSPPRCWLRPKPCQGSLLQDSVRRYLQLPADQTVLILHAKVAQKSYGNEKRFFCPPPCVYLSGPGWKLKQEQIKARDLGEAGFQVCGYMGLDSMGSSLMETQKLSFEEQPDAKGFSCAKALYISDTDKRKHFRLVLKLFFSNGQEIGTFHSKLIKVISKPSQKKQSLKNTDLCISSGSKVSLFNRLRSQTVSTRYLSVEGGAFIASARQWAAFTLHLADERCSRSEFPLREGYIRYGSVVQLVCTATGVTLPPLIIRKVMKQYAMLDVDEPISQLHKCAFQLQGSDRMYLCLSTDKVIQFQASPCPKEANRELLNDGSCWTIISTETVEYTFSESLACVREPVSPVPLIAALQLTGGGDVAMLEVQGEYFHAHLKVWFGDVEAETMYRSPKSLVCVVPDVSAFGSDWRWLRYPITVPLLLIRDDGLIYSSSFTFTYTPEQSCIPGQQVLSDVPQDSDKLLDSIHQEFTRTNFHLFMQT